In Loxodonta africana isolate mLoxAfr1 unplaced genomic scaffold, mLoxAfr1.hap2 scaffold_29, whole genome shotgun sequence, the genomic stretch cataggaggggcagctggtgtcagaattagtaaagatggtggagagaggaggcatgcctgACTTCAGCAAGGAATCAGGCTGGGGTTGCTAATTTTgattcttcttcctctttgtgAAGATAGAGAAGGTCAGACACCACCTCCATGCCATTCTTGCACAAAGGTTCTATAGAAGTTAAGTGATAAATGTGAGAAAgagctacatatatatatacacacacaaacatatacattcttacacatatatgtatgtaacataaaacaaaaatgtaaagatTATGATAGAAATAAAATCTTCATATTGGGTCATTTATTATCTGAAATTACATTTCTTTTCAGTAACATTTTGATGGCATTTTTTACTTCTGCATTCCTTACTGTGTAGATAATGGGATTTAACATGGGAGTGacaagagtatagaatacagttaTGGCTTTATCCATGGAGAAGGTGGCTACTGGtcgcatatatatataaatacagggCAGAAAGAACAAGACAACAACAGTGATGTGGGAACCACAGGTAGAGAGGGCCTTTTTCCTCCCTGCAGAGCTCTGAGTCCTCAAGGAATATAGGATAGCAACATAGGATATCGACAACATTACAAAGGTTATTACACAGATTACCCCACCATTGGCAGCAATCAAGAGACCAACAAGGAATGTGTCTGTGCAGGCAAGTTGTATCAGGGGAAGGACGTCACACGTGAAGTGATCCATAATGTTGGGGCCACAGAATGGGAGCCAGAAAGTGACAAGAATCTGTTCAATGGAGTGGAGAAAACCCACTGTCCAAGACACCCCCACCAAAAGGCAGCATACATGGTGGTTCATGATGGTCACATAGTGCAGAGGACTACAGATGGCCACgtaacggtcataggccatgaccaCAAGGAGGGCAACCTCAGAACCACCTAAGAAATGTTCAGTAAAGATCTGTGTCATGCAGCCACTGAAGGAGATGGTTTTTGTCTCAGAGAGCAAGTCAGCTAGCATTTTAGGAAGTGTGGAAGAGGAGTAGCAGGCATCTATCAAAGATAAGAAGGCCAGGAAAAAATACATTGGGGTTTTAAATGTCTGACTGTAGATTATGGTGACCACAATGAGCAGGTTTCCTGTAACAGTGACAATGTAGAtgataaacaaaacaacaactagaattctCTGCATCTGAGGATTCTGTGTAAGTCCTATTAGAATTAAATCAGTCACATTCATcctgttttatttcatttcaatGGTGATGATGGACACAGAAATTGGGATTATCCTGTAAAGACAACATTATTAAAGCAGGGTGATGAGATTTTGGGCTTGCAAATAAGAACAAAGCATTTTAATAATACAAACTCTTTTCCTTATGGTacacaagaagagaaaaaaacaagcaatttatattttacataaaGATTAGAACCATTGAGGCTGTCTAATCCAGCTTTTTCTATTGGTGCTGGAATGCCATCTACAACATATTCTGACAAGTGGTCACTGGACATTTGCTGGAGGATATCCAGGAAGAGGGAGCTTATCATGTAATAAACCTAATTCCTTCTCGGCCAGCAAGAAATGTTAGGGAACTCATCTATGTGtgggtgtggagccctggtgccacaacagttaagcactcagctgctaaccaaaagattggcagttcaaacctatgaatcactctgtgggagaaaagacctggccatctgctctcataaagatttcagcctaggaaaccctatggggcagttctactgtgtcgtatagggtcactatgagtaaaaatcaaccccacaacacacaacaaaaacaacacatacacatagaaacacacacacacataagtatatatgtgtatatatatacataatgaggggccctggtggggcagtggttaagagctatggcttctaaccaactCTTAGTTCTTGTTTTACACACTGTTGATATACAGATTAAGACCAAATCACCTCACTCTTCCATTCAAAAACCCTTTAAATAAGCCACAGAGAAGAAAAGCTGTATCTGCCTTCTTCACCTCTTTATCCCCAGATCTACTTTAATGTTTGACCCAGAGTGGAGGTCAATAAACATTACGTGTACAAATAAGTTGGAAGACAATTTACTTATTTCTCCTGTGTTCTCTCTTTTCCAAAATAGGAGTGCTCACCATCTTaccaagaaaaacaatttaataaaGTGTTGGAAAGTGAGCAAGATATACTCCTTTCAGCCCTTCAGATACATTCTCACTCTTCTCCTCCATGGAGGGCTTCCACGGTGTTCCTCAACCAGGCCTCCTTCTTCTCTGGTCAACAGGAAGTACTAGATGAATGTTAGAGGACAGGGTGGGAAGAAAAGAATGTCAGGATTTATTCTCCTGGGTCCCTCCCGTGGTTTATCAGTAACAGGGTACCTTAAACTAGGGTCACAGGACTTGTTGGGTAGGCGTCTCCTACTCTCCTATTTCCTTTTGTAATCATTTATTCCGCTCATTCCCTCAGCCATAATTGTGGCAATGGTTTCCTACTGGTAGCTAGGCGCGGAATGCTTCATCATCATCCCTAATTAATTCCCCTTAAACTTTTTCATACCTTGATAAAtaatcttctttaattttttttaatctgccatTTTGAGTATGCTGTTTCCTGTGAAGACTCCAATGGATATAGAAAGTTTGCACTTTTCCTTtgtaaataatagaaataaatggaataatagttttccctttatataattttatgttatttaaaaataatctctACTTCTTTTGATGTACAGCTGCTAAAGAAATTTAACTTCTGTGAGGAAAAAACTTTGAAagactttgaaatataaaaagattaCTGGTGATCTTCAATGAAAGCTATGTGTTATGTATAGCACTCCTCTTGGGGCTACATGATTCTGTGAGGCTTATGCCTTTCACTGTCTTTGAACTATTTTATAACTCTTTGAGTTATAGAAAACTGATAACACAAATAATTTCTGTCCATAAAACTGAAAATGTTGTCTGATGGAGGTTCAATTGATTTCCCTCAATCATTGTGGATCAAGTCAGTTTTGCATCTATTTGTAAATTCATTACACATTCCTGATTGAACAAATGTGCTACACTGGAGTCTCCTTTAAATGGATTACGACGTATTCCTGGTTCATTCATTAATTAATGTGTTAAATAAAAGCTTTGCCATGTGTTCACTTTAAATTTGTATGACAGCCATGGTTTTATCTTTTTTGGGaaagtatttgtctttttatattagAATTACTTGGAAAGTAAGCTGAAAAACTCACAAAAATCCAGattctctttctgtgtgtgttattGCATCAtgagtttttctgttttattttatttgggggGGGTAGTTTTAATCACTTATAAAATCTCTTTTTGAGATTTTGAAGTCAAACAGAAACAAGATATAATATTAAGGAACATTTTATCAGTCTGCCAAACTCCACATCCACACAAAATTAGACAAAATGAATATTcttattaatgaaaataaaacctGTAGAGTCTGGGGAGAAGGACTACCTAATGAAATATAGCTTTAAGCTCCATTTAATAAGtcatttaccaaatatttatGAATCATCTACTATCTGCCCAACACTCTAGAAAGTTGAAAGATAGCAGTGAACAAACAGGTAAAGTCTCTACACTCCATGTAGTGTACATTCTAGGAGGGGAAGACAGAAAGTAAGCAAATAAAACAGATAGTAAATAGTATTTCAGGTCATAATATCTGCTATGGGGAAAATTAAGTAGGGTAATGC encodes the following:
- the LOC135229368 gene encoding olfactory receptor 4C3D-like, producing MNVTDLILIGLTQNPQMQRILVVVLFIIYIVTVTGNLLIVVTIIYSQTFKTPMYFFLAFLSLIDACYSSSTLPKMLADLLSETKTISFSGCMTQIFTEHFLGGSEVALLVVMAYDRYVAICSPLHYVTIMNHHVCCLLVGVSWTVGFLHSIEQILVTFWLPFCGPNIMDHFTCDVLPLIQLACTDTFLVGLLIAANGGVICVITFVMLSISYVAILYSLRTQSSAGRKKALSTCGSHITVVVLFFLPCIYIYMRPVATFSMDKAITVFYTLVTPMLNPIIYTVRNAEVKNAIKMLLKRNVISDNK